A genomic stretch from Pristiophorus japonicus isolate sPriJap1 chromosome 6, sPriJap1.hap1, whole genome shotgun sequence includes:
- the LOC139265460 gene encoding claudin-16-like, translating into MMEVLQYFAFFFSLVSAAFLIVATWTDCWMVNADDSLEVSQKCRGLWWECVTSTVDGIRTCDDYDSILAEHPLKLVLTRALMITADILAGFAFIILILGLDCIKFLKDDPAIKLRICFVAGITLLIGGIPGMVGSVWYAVDVYVERSTLVIQNVFLGVQYQWGWSCWLGMAGSMGCFLSGSMLTCCLYPFKDMGSGRNHSMYQPGRTATGKMYAIDSRV; encoded by the exons atgatggaagtgctccagtACTTTGCTTTCTTCTTCTCCCTGGTTTCTGCTGCGTTCCTGATCGTCGCCACCTGGACAGATTGCTGGATGGTGAATGCAGACGATAGCTTAGAG GTCAGTCAGAAGTGCCGAGGCCTGTGGTGGGAATGTGTCACCAGTACAGTTGACGGGATTCGAACGTGTGACGACTACGATTCGATTCTGGCTGAGCATCCCT TGAAGCTGGTGTTGACACGAGCTCTGATGATCACTGCAGATATCCTGGCCGGATTCgccttcatcatcctcatcctcggtCTGGACTGCATCAAGTTCCTCAAGGATGACCCGGCCATCAAGCTGAGGATTTGTTTTGTGGCAGGGATTACCTTACTGATCGGAG GGATTCCCGGGATGGTCGGCTCGGTTTGGTACGCTGTCGACGTGTATGTGGAGCGATCCACCTTGGTCATTCAGAATGTCTTCCTTGGCGTGCAGTATCAGTGGGGCTGGTCCTGCTGGCTGGGCATGGCTGGATCGATGGGCTGCTTCCTCTCAGGCTCCATGCTCACCTGTTGCCTCTACCCTTTTAAAG ACATGGGTTCCGGGAGGAATCACTCCATGTATCAGCCTGGCAGAACTGCCACAGGAAAGATGTACGCCATTGACTCTCGGGTGtag